The Morganella morganii sequence AACAATCGTCCCGATAATCCCGCCCCATTTTGATACCCGGGCAAACGCGCCCACGCCTTTAAAGGCAATAAAGGTCGCCAGCCAGTAGATAAACAGGACAATACCTAGCACAAAGAATTTATTTGCCGCCAGCGCTTCATCGAATGTCTGATGCGGATCGATAAAGGCGAGTGATACCGCCCCGAATGTCAGCCCGGTCGGGAACCAGACCGTCACCTCAATCCACAGCATCGCCATCGCCAGAAACGCCAGACGCGGCCCGAACGCCTCGCCGACCCAGCGGAACACCCCGCCTTTCTCTGACCAGCCGGTGGCCAGTTCAGCAGCAACCAGTGATACCGGGATCAGGAAAAACACCGCAGCAAACAGATAATAGAAAATCGCACTGAGACCGTATTCCGCTTCGGCAGGCAAACCGCGCAGGCTCACCACCGCCACAATATTCATGACGATAAGTGTGCCGACAGTTAGTTTTGCTGCACCGGAAGACGGTTTTTTGGTTGAAGTATCAGTCATAAAAGCACCCCGGAGGATAATGAGTGAGATCCTCCGGCCGCTGATACCGGCCGGAGGTCATTGTATGAAAATTAACCGTGATGGAAGGTGGCTTTGGCAGTCGAGTTCACTACCGGATTTTGCCTGAAGTGATCGATAGCCCGCTTAATATCATCCAGCAGCAGTGCAGCCAGGTCGCGGCTGACGCCGTGACGGATCATAATGCGCTGAACAACGGTTTTCTCTCTGTCCGCCGGGAGCGGATAAGAGGCTATCAGCCAGCCGCGTGTGCGGATGCGGTCGGAAAGGTCATACAGATTGAACTGTGTCACGCCCGGTTTCAGCTTGTAAGCCACCGCCGGCAGTGCACCGCGGCCGTCATACACCAAGTCGAAAATCCCCAGCTTGTTCAGTTCATCCGCAAGCCATTGCGCAGTATCTGCACACGCCTGCTGAATTTTGGTATAACCGGCGCGTCCCAGACGCAGGAAATTATAATACTGTGCAATGATCTGCCCGCCGGGACGGGAAAAGTTCAGTGCAAATGTCGGCATATTGCCGCCGAGATAATCCACATTGAAAACCAGCTCTTCCGGCAGGTCTTCTTTGCTGCGCCAGACCACCCAGCCGACACCCAGCGGTGACAGGCCGTATTTGTGTCCGGAGCTGTTAATGGATTTCACCCGCTCAATCCGGAAATCCCACACCAGTTCCGGCTGGATAAACGGCGCGATAAACCCGCCGCTGGCACCATCAACATGCAGCGGAATATCAAGGCCGGTATCCCGTTGTATTGCATCAAGTTCTTTTGCCAGTTCCGCCACCGGTTCATAAATCCCGGTAAACGTGACCCCCAGTGTCGCCACCACACCGATGGTGTTTTCATCGCAATATTTGCGCAGGTCAGACGGCTGCATACCGAGGGCATCACCTTCCAGTGGGATCTGCCGCAGTTCCACATCAAAATAGCGGGCAAATTTTTCCCAGCACACCTGTACCGGGCCGGTTACCAGGTTTGGCTTACCGGTCTCTTTCCCCTGTTTTTCTCGGTTTTTACGCCAGCGCCATTTCATTGCCAGCCCGCCGAGCATTGCCGCCTCACTGGAGCCGGTGGTAGAGCAGCCGATAGTTTCCTGTGCCTGCGGGGAATTCCACAGGTCGGCAATAATATGCACACAGCGGCTTTCAATTTCTGCAGTTTGCGGATATTCGTCTTTGTCGATCATGTTTTTATCGACACTGTCGGTCATCAGCTGTTTGACTTCATCCTCAACCCATGTTGTACAAAATGTCGCCAGATTCTGACGGGAGTTACCATCC is a genomic window containing:
- a CDS encoding glutamate decarboxylase codes for the protein MSLHAVKGKNSSEFIDIYASTDSDAKLPKYKMPDDSSDPRIIYSVVRDELLLDGNSRQNLATFCTTWVEDEVKQLMTDSVDKNMIDKDEYPQTAEIESRCVHIIADLWNSPQAQETIGCSTTGSSEAAMLGGLAMKWRWRKNREKQGKETGKPNLVTGPVQVCWEKFARYFDVELRQIPLEGDALGMQPSDLRKYCDENTIGVVATLGVTFTGIYEPVAELAKELDAIQRDTGLDIPLHVDGASGGFIAPFIQPELVWDFRIERVKSINSSGHKYGLSPLGVGWVVWRSKEDLPEELVFNVDYLGGNMPTFALNFSRPGGQIIAQYYNFLRLGRAGYTKIQQACADTAQWLADELNKLGIFDLVYDGRGALPAVAYKLKPGVTQFNLYDLSDRIRTRGWLIASYPLPADREKTVVQRIMIRHGVSRDLAALLLDDIKRAIDHFRQNPVVNSTAKATFHHG